Proteins encoded in a region of the bacterium genome:
- a CDS encoding pyridoxal-phosphate dependent enzyme produces the protein MAVSITAAEVFPQIELAAQRLAGYANVTPIHSSRTLDELVRGSVFLKCENFQRVGAFKFRGAFNTMSQLSRAERAAGVLTYSSGNHAQGVALAGKLLDIPTTIVMPTNAPKVKRAATESYGARVIEYDPAKTTRREVAEQLASERDFTLIPPFDHLQILAGQGTAALELHRQVPELDLFLAPVGGGGLMSGCAVATKAVAPSCRVVGIEPEVADDATRSFKTGRLHTVKNPPTIADGTRTQSLGEHNFPLFLECVDDMVTVSEEAIKKAVRFLIQRTKLVVEPSGALGVAALLSGAVEPGKRTGVLISGGNVDPEVLAEILGVSVE, from the coding sequence ATGGCCGTCTCCATCACCGCCGCCGAGGTCTTTCCGCAGATCGAGCTCGCCGCCCAGCGACTCGCGGGATATGCGAACGTCACTCCGATCCATTCCTCTCGCACCCTCGACGAGCTTGTCCGAGGCAGCGTTTTTCTCAAGTGCGAGAACTTCCAACGGGTCGGTGCTTTCAAGTTTCGCGGCGCCTTCAACACGATGTCGCAGCTTTCGAGGGCCGAGCGCGCCGCCGGCGTTCTGACCTACTCCTCGGGTAACCATGCCCAAGGCGTGGCCCTCGCCGGCAAGCTGCTCGACATCCCGACGACCATCGTGATGCCGACCAACGCGCCGAAGGTGAAGCGCGCCGCCACCGAGAGCTACGGCGCCCGCGTGATCGAGTACGACCCGGCAAAGACCACCCGGCGTGAAGTCGCCGAGCAGCTGGCTTCCGAACGGGACTTCACGCTCATACCGCCCTTCGACCACCTACAGATCCTCGCCGGCCAGGGCACCGCCGCTCTCGAGCTCCATCGCCAGGTACCCGAGCTCGACCTGTTCCTGGCACCGGTCGGCGGCGGCGGTCTGATGTCCGGATGCGCCGTAGCCACCAAGGCCGTCGCGCCATCATGCCGGGTGGTGGGCATCGAGCCGGAGGTCGCCGATGACGCCACTCGCTCGTTCAAGACCGGCCGGCTTCACACAGTCAAGAACCCACCGACCATCGCCGACGGCACCCGCACGCAGTCCCTCGGCGAGCACAATTTTCCGCTGTTTCTCGAGTGCGTCGATGACATGGTCACGGTGTCCGAAGAGGCGATCAAGAAAGCCGTGCGGTTCTTGATCCAACGCACCAAGCTCGTGGTTGAGCCCTCCGGTGCCCTCGGCGTCGCGGCGCTGCTCTCCGGAGCCGTCGAGCCCGGCAAGAGAACCGGGGTTCTGATCAGCGGCGGCAACGTGGACCCCGAGGTTCTGGCGGAGATTCTCGGCGTCTCAGTTGAATAG
- a CDS encoding MBL fold metallo-hydrolase produces the protein MSEVSLYEKVLSLGLEAPRPKVRASGGAVLWRHVPGSDGDVEVYWVERSKKLAFMGGFHAFPGGGRSRSDTDLLVLGAPAGIKGASNEAAMPADVLDGIELEPIDARGIMACVLRELFEETGILLARGADSVDSKLFETSRHASLERGANFEAVWAELRDASGRDLQLDAGELVYAGRWLTPPLGPVRFDNRFFLLEWPTDREPQPSVIDGELVAGEWIRPAEAIRRWETGEVVTAPPILHILKVMAEDGPSETGLARLREPFEVNLGPFRRIEFRPGVLMFPLRTPTLPPAAYTNAYILGRSEAVLIDPGSPFPEMIDGMIQAIRDLEKTDGRKVAAIWLTHHHPDHVGGVQRLRAELGVPVAAHAETAKRLSSAGIGVDRDLRDGERVVLEGEPPFPVLISHTPGHAQGHVTFHDEGGGSLLGGDLTAGFGTIVIDPPEGDMDDYLASLERMRDLGAKTLFPAHGPPTIAVKEKLTEYLRHRLWRESKVLEAWNEGLRDTQELLSTVYDDVPEQAHPLAARQLEAHLIRLERLGSIERWKVRESSDAG, from the coding sequence GTGAGCGAAGTGAGTCTCTACGAGAAGGTGTTGAGCCTGGGGCTCGAAGCGCCCCGGCCCAAGGTGCGTGCTTCGGGGGGAGCGGTGCTGTGGCGTCATGTTCCCGGCTCGGACGGTGACGTCGAGGTCTACTGGGTCGAGCGCTCGAAGAAGTTGGCCTTCATGGGCGGCTTTCACGCCTTTCCGGGTGGAGGCCGGTCACGCTCGGACACCGATCTCCTAGTTCTCGGGGCGCCCGCGGGCATCAAAGGCGCATCGAATGAGGCCGCGATGCCGGCCGACGTCCTTGACGGTATCGAGCTCGAGCCCATCGACGCCCGCGGGATCATGGCGTGCGTTCTTCGAGAGCTCTTCGAAGAGACCGGGATTCTGCTGGCGCGTGGTGCCGATTCGGTCGACTCCAAACTGTTCGAGACCTCGAGGCACGCGAGCCTCGAGCGGGGGGCGAACTTCGAGGCAGTCTGGGCAGAGCTCCGCGATGCCTCGGGGCGCGATCTGCAGCTCGACGCTGGCGAGCTGGTCTATGCCGGCCGCTGGCTGACGCCGCCGCTCGGGCCGGTCCGGTTCGACAATAGGTTCTTCCTGCTGGAATGGCCTACCGACCGGGAGCCGCAGCCGAGCGTGATCGACGGCGAGCTAGTGGCGGGGGAGTGGATACGGCCCGCCGAGGCCATCCGCCGCTGGGAGACAGGCGAGGTGGTGACGGCGCCGCCCATTCTGCACATCCTGAAAGTCATGGCCGAGGACGGTCCGTCCGAGACGGGGCTGGCCAGGCTGCGCGAGCCGTTTGAGGTCAACCTCGGACCGTTCCGCAGAATCGAGTTCCGGCCCGGTGTCCTGATGTTTCCGCTGAGAACCCCGACGCTGCCGCCGGCGGCCTACACCAACGCCTACATTCTTGGCCGGAGCGAAGCTGTACTGATTGATCCGGGCTCGCCGTTCCCGGAGATGATCGATGGAATGATCCAAGCCATTCGCGATCTGGAGAAGACCGACGGCCGCAAGGTCGCCGCGATCTGGTTGACCCACCACCATCCCGACCACGTCGGCGGTGTTCAACGACTCCGCGCGGAACTGGGTGTGCCGGTCGCGGCGCATGCCGAGACGGCAAAGCGACTGTCCTCGGCCGGCATCGGGGTCGATCGCGATCTCAGAGACGGAGAGCGGGTAGTCCTCGAAGGCGAGCCGCCGTTTCCGGTCCTGATCTCGCACACCCCGGGACATGCGCAAGGGCACGTCACGTTCCATGACGAGGGTGGGGGGTCGTTGCTGGGCGGAGATCTGACCGCTGGATTCGGCACGATCGTGATCGATCCACCCGAGGGCGATATGGACGACTATCTGGCCTCGCTCGAGCGGATGCGCGATCTGGGCGCGAAGACGCTGTTCCCCGCGCACGGGCCGCCAACAATTGCGGTGAAGGAGAAGCTCACCGAATACCTCAGGCACCGCCTCTGGCGAGAGAGCAAGGTCCTCGAGGCCTGGAACGAGGGTCTGAGAGATACCCAGGAGCTGCTGTCGACCGTCTACGACGATGTGCCCGAGCAGGCCCATCCGCTGGCGGCGCGGCAACTCGAGGCGCACTTGATCCGACTGGAACGACTGGGCTCGATCGAGCGCTGGAAAGTCCGAGAATCCTCCGACGCTGGTTGA